From a single Sander vitreus isolate 19-12246 chromosome 4, sanVit1, whole genome shotgun sequence genomic region:
- the LOC144516528 gene encoding protein transport protein Sec61 subunit alpha-like 1: MGIKFLEVIKPFCAVLPEIQKPERKIQFREKVLWTAITLFIFLVCCQIPLFGIMSSDSADPFYWMRVILASNRGTLMELGISPIVTSGLIMQLLAGAKIIEVGDTPKDRALFNGAQKLFGMIITIGQAIVYVMTGMYGDPSEMGAGICLLIIIQLFVAGLIVLLLDELLQKGYGLGSGISLFIATNICETIVWKAFSPTTVNTGRGTEFEGAIIALFHLLATRTDKVRALREAFYRQNLPNLMNLIATVFVFAVVIYFQGFRVDLPIKSARYRGQYNTYPIKLFYTSNIPIILQSALVSNLYVISQMLSTRFSGNFLVNLLGTWSDSTSSGPARAYPVGGLCYYLSPPESFGSVLDDPVHVVIYIVFMLGSCAFFSKTWIEVSGSSAKDVAKQLKEQQMVMRGHRETSMVHELNRYIPTAAAFGGLCIGGLSVMADFLGAIGSGTGILLAVTIIYQYFEIFVKEQSEMGSMGALLF, encoded by the exons ATGGGGA TTAAATTTTTGGAGGTCATCAAGCCGTTCTGTGCTGTCTTGCCAGAAATTCAAAAACCAGAACGAAag ATTCAATTTAGAGAAAAGGTACTATGGACCGCCATCACACTATTCATCTTTCTGGTGTGCTGCCAG ATTCCTCTCTTTGGCATCATGTCTTCAGATTCAGCAGATCCTTTCTACTGGATGAGAGTAATCCTGGCTTCCAACAGAG GTACGCTGATGGAGCTGGGCATCTCACCCATTGTCACCTCAGGCCTTATCATGCAGCTTCTGGCTGGTGCCAAGATCATTGAGGTGGGAGACACTCCCAAGGACAGAGCCCTCTTCAATGGAGCTCAGAAAT TGTTTGGAATGATCATCACCATTGGACAGGCTATTGTATATGTTATGACTGGCATGTATGGAGACCCTTCAGAGATGGGTGCTGGGATATGTTTGCTCATCATCATCCAG CTCTTTGTTGCAGGTCTGATAGTCTTGCTGCTGGACGAGCTGCTCCAGAAGGGCTATGGTCTGGGCTCGGGTATCTCTCTCTTCATTGCAACCAACATCTGTGAGACGATTGTCTGGAAGGCCTTCAGCCCCACCACTGTCAACACAGGCAGAG GTACTGAGTTTGAGGGAGCCATCATTGCTCTCTTTCATCTTCTGGCCACCCGCACAGACAAGGTGCGTGCCCTGAGAGAGGCCTTCTACAGACAAAACCTGCCTAACCTCATGAACCTCATCGCCACCGTCTTTGTGTTTGCAGTGGTCATATACTTCCAG GGCTTCAGGGTGGACCTGCCCATAAAGTCAGCACGCTACCGTGGTCAATACAACACCTACCCCATCAAACTGTTCTACACCTCCAACATCCCCATCATCCTGCAGTCTGCCCTCGTCTCCAACCTCTACGTAATTTCTCAGATGCTCTCGACGCGTTTCAGCGGCAACTTCCTCGTCAACCTCCTGGGAACCTGGTCT GACTCCACGAGTAGTGGACCAGCTCGGGCCTACCCAGTCGGCGGTCTCTGCTACTACCTTTCTCCTCCAGAGTCGTTTGGTTCTGTCCTGGATGACCCGGTCCATGTGGTTATCTACATTGTCTTCATGCTCGGCTCCTGCGCCTTCTTCTCCAAGACCTGGATTGAGGTCTCAGGATCCTCTGCCAAAGAC GTGGCGAAGCAGCTAAAGGAGCAGCAGATGGTAATGAGGGGACACAGAGAGACCTCTATGGTGCATGAGCTTAACAG GTACATCCCCACAGCTGCTGCCTTTGGTGGCCTCTGCATAGGAGGGCTGTCTGTGATGGCTGACTTCCTGGGTGCCATTGGTTCGGGTACAGGAATCCTCTTGGCTGTGACAATCATCTACCAGTACTTTGAAATCTTTGTGAAGGAGCAGAGCGAAATGGGCAGCATGGGAGCGCTGCTTTTCTAG
- the chchd4a gene encoding mitochondrial intermembrane space import and assembly protein 40 — MSYCRQEGKDRIIFVTKEDHEAPSNAELVADDPNDPYEEQGLILPNGDINWNCPCLGGMASGPCGSQFKEAFSCFHYSKEEVKGSECIDNFRNMQECMQRYPELYPQEEDKESSQAEVSSSSVTASPTEGSALPPETDSTPVTSTSESAVSSDSTSLIDNQAAS; from the exons ATGTCGTACTGCAGGCAAGAGG GTAAAGATCGCATCATCTTCGTGACCAAGGAGGACCATGAAGCACCCAGCAACGCTGAGCTCGTTGCCGATGACCCCAATGATCCATATGAGGAACAGG gtctgaTCCTTCCAAATGGAGACATCAACTGGAACTGCCCATGCCTGGGTGGCATGGCCAGTGGACCATGTGGTTCGCAGTTCAAGGAGGCCTTTTCCTGCTTTCACTACAGCAAGGAAGAGGTGAAGGGCTCCGAGTGTATCGACAACTTCCGTAACATGCAAGAGTGCATGCAGAGGTACCCTGAGCTCTATCCTCAGGAGGAAGATAAAGAAAGCTCCCAAGCAGAGGTCAGCTCTAGCTCTGTCACCGCCTCCCCGACTGAGGGCTCTGCCTTACCCCCTGAAACTGACTCTACCCCAGTGACCTCAACATCAGAGTCTGCTGTCTCATCTGACAGCACATCGCTTATAGACAATCAAGCTGCCAGCTAA
- the LOC144516527 gene encoding netrin-4, translating to MRVFSMRGKGRHQMLLALCWLFLVFTRSGAVSRCVDHACSPPIGNLASGRTLLTHSSCCGNSSFPHSPCPHPPVTPHLLCPEDTHPSAHMTDDPFLNPDTWWASGAGSSMQEQQDEIRLDLEAQFCLSHVVLVFRSPRPAAMAIERSADFGKTWEALKLFAHNCSMEFGLPDDFTHPGSLCTSRYTSATPCSGGEVILRTLDPSSAKTLDPYSPEALARLTLTNLRIRLLKAQTCPAPLNPPAEWTSPTASALTSTSSTESSASTPYAIYTLLARGTCLCHGHAEHCVPYNSSQDTRQDSNMVSGRCLCTHNTAGNHCEKCASLYNDRPWRPANSSSGESNPCQKCQCHGHADSCHFSQRAWLSSGGTSGGVCDDCRHNTFGRRCQRCRHGYHHHPSLPLNSPHTCTRCWCDPQGSLPPRPGEERPWCHPRSGQCHCKSGVGGTSCRHCLPGYWGFGEEGCKPCTCTHSCDPTTGQCLDSYSNNQVFNVPFGGKIPDLDHMFTVEEEVQWSKELAVSALHYTGKCSCKQKKLRSVSDLCKTKHDYVIKAIVLSAHDKGSHAEVQVKVRKVLRSSQVALYLGTIRIYPLPWTSRGCTCPILNPGMEYLLAGPEEAGTGRLLVTMQSVVVPWTPRLGLLISESLRTGCT from the exons ATGAGAGTGTTTAGTATGCGTGGGAAAGGTCGGCATCAGATGCTGCTGGCGCTCTGTTGGCTGTTTTTGGTTTTTACGAGGAGCGGAGCAG TTTCCAGATGTGTGGACCATGCCTGTAGTCCACCAATTGGGAACCTGGCTAGTGGCAGGACCCTCCTCACTCACTCAAGCTGCTGTGGGAACAGCTCCTTCCCACACAGCCCTTGCCCCCATCCTCCTGTAACCCCCCACCTCCTCTGCCCCGAGGACACCCACCCATCTGCTCACATGACTGATGACCCTTTCTTGAATCCAGATACCTGGTGGGCATCAGGTGCAGGCAGCTCCATGCAGGAGCAGCAGGATGAGATCCGCTTGGACCTTGAAGCACAGTTCTGTCTATCCCATGTAGTTTTAGTGTTCAGGTCACCACGGCCTGCTGCCATGGCCATCGAGCGTTCAGCTGACTTTGGAAAGACCTGGGAAGCTCTTAAGCTCTTTGCACACAATTGCAGCATGGAGTTTGGTTTGCCTGATGATTTTACTCATCCAGGGTCTTTGTGTACATCCCGTTATACCagtgctacaccctgcagtgggGGGGAG GTAATATTACGGACACTAGACCCTAGCAGTGCTAAAACACTGGACCCTTACAGTCCAGAGGCCCTCGCCCGCCTCACACTCACTAACCTCCGCATCAGACTGCTAAAAGCTCAGACTTGTCCGGCACCTCTAAATCCACCTGCAGAATGGACAAGCCCCACGGCCTCAGCTCTGACTTCCACATCCTCTACAGAAAGTTCAGCCTCCACACCTTATGCTATTTATACTTTACTGGCCAGAGGGACCTGCCTGTGCCATGGACATGCTGAGCATTGTGTACCATACAACAGCAGCCAAGACACAAGACAGGACAGTAACATG GTGTCTGGTAGGTGCCTATGTACTCACAACACAGCAGGAAATCACTGTGAGAAGTGTGCCTCGCTCTACAATGATCGTCCCTGGAGGCCTGCCAACAGCAGCAGCGGGGAGTCCAACCCATGCCAGA AGTGCCAGTGCCACGGTCACGCAGATAGCTGTCACTTCTCTCAGCGGGCATGGCTTTCCTCCGGCGGCACCAGTGGGGGCGTTTGTGATGACTGCAGACACAACACTTTCGGGCGCAGGTGCCAGCGCTGTCGCCACGGCTACCACCACCACCCATCCCTGCCCCTTAATTCcccccacacatgcacac gCTGCTGGTGTGATCCACAGGGCTCTTTGCCTCCTCGTCCTGGAGAGGAGAGACCCTGGTGCCACCCTAGAAGTGGGCAGTGCCACTGCAAATCTGGTGTAGGCGGCACAAGCTGCAGACACTGCCTGCCTGGCTATTGGGGTTTTGGAGAGGAGGGCTGTAAACCCTGCACTTGCACTCACAGCTGTGATCCAACCACTGGGCAGTGTCTGGACAG CTACTCAAATAACCAGGTGTTCAATGTGCCCTTTGGTGGAAAAATCCCTGATCTGGATCACATGTTCACAGTAGAAGAAGAGGTACAGTGGTCAAAGGAGCTTGCCGTCTCTGCTCTGCATTACACAG GAAAGTGTAGCTGTAAGCAGAAAAAGCTGAGAAGTGTGTCTGACCTCTGTAAGACCAAACATGATTATG TGATCAAAGCCATTGTGCTGTCTGCTCATGACAAAGGCAGCCACGCAGAAGTGCAGGTCAAAGTTCGCAAGGTCCTTCGATCAAGCCAAGTGGCGCTCTACTTGGGAACCATCCGCATTTATCCCCTGCCGTGGACCAGCCGCGGTTGCACCTGTCCTATTCTCAACCCAG gTATGGAGTACCTGCTGGCAGGCCCAGAGGAGGCTGGGACAGGCCGTCTACTGGTCACCATGCAGAGTGTGGTGGTCCCATGGACACCCCGACTTGGTCTACTTATATCAGAGAGCCTGAGGACTGGATGCACATGA